From one Danio rerio strain Tuebingen ecotype United States chromosome 19, GRCz12tu, whole genome shotgun sequence genomic stretch:
- the lrrc3b gene encoding leucine-rich repeat-containing protein 3B isoform X1, which produces MTPLDLWLSRSIPMCLLLQSLVLMVLCFPSASTCPKGCTCQRSESPPHGLNVTCSLSRLKEIPPDVPPDTQLLQLDRNHISLVPDRIFHGLRMLRRLNLSHNAVETLGEGAFIGLEGSLEVLDLSYNRITSVHKDAFARLKARVVVDNNPWHCDCALQQALGGMAHNHERVLCRSSELRDQEGQPFMAVDADLCNLAKRTTDYAMLVTMFGWFAMVISYVVYYVRQNQEDARRHLEYLKSLPSKPKKPDEPEDISTVV; this is translated from the coding sequence ATGACGCCGCTGGACCTGTGGCTTTCGCGCTCCATCCCCATGTGTCTGCTGCTCCAGAGCCTGGTGCTTATGGTCCTGTGCTTTCCATCTGCCAGCACCTGTCCTAAAGGCTGCACATGCCAGCGATCAGAAAGCCCCCCACATGGCCTCAACGTCACCTGTAGCCTTTCTCGCTTGAAGGAGATCCCTCCCGACGTCCCACCGGACACCCAATTACTCCAGCTGGACAGAAACCACATATCATTGGTGCCCGACCGCATATTTCATGGCTTGAGGATGCTACGGAGACTCAATCTATCCCATAATGCTGTGGAAACACTAGGCGAGGGGGCGTTCATTGGTTTGGAGGGCTCTCTGGAGGTATTGGACTTGTCATATAATAGGATCACTAGCGTGCACAAGGATGCATTTGCGCGTTTGAAGGCGCGTGTGGTGGTGGACAATAACCCTTGGCATTGCGACTGTGCGCTGCAGCAGGCGTTGGGAGGTATGGCGCACAATCACGAACGTGTGCTGTGCCGGAGCTCGGAGCTGAGAGACCAGGAGGGCCAGCCGTTCATGGCTGTGGACGCCGATTTGTGCAACCTGGCCAAACGGACCACCGACTACGCCATGTTGGTGACCATGTTTGGCTGGTTTGCGATGGTTATCTCTTATGTTGTGTACTATGTACGGCAGAACCAGGAAGATGCCAGACGACATCTTGAGTATCTGAAATCGCTTCCCAGCAAACCCAAGAAACCGGACGAACCGGAGGACATCAGTACAGTGGTGTGA